The Papaver somniferum cultivar HN1 chromosome 3, ASM357369v1, whole genome shotgun sequence genome includes a region encoding these proteins:
- the LOC113359256 gene encoding uncharacterized protein LOC113359256, whose amino-acid sequence MCVFCNSVVESTYHLFFDCDYAKEVWSLQPMASQGVTQTLNSHNTFLHKYNEWIACDINSISKAPVATKCWFIWKERFLKIFEDKSITPEQLALDITRHYDYWHLTRLHTLAQSQVRHIKPIPYWKFPEVNTVKINCDASCISENTNAGFGFVIRNRTGTLKAAESVIFRTSTAEEAEALTLLQATNWAITNNLQHLVIEGDNQAIIKHLQGKDSTIPWQSLAILEEVRKQTANLTHFLGFNFVDRKANKVADLLAKNGKKNIRHQPWL is encoded by the coding sequence ATGTGTGTCTTCTGTAATAGTGTTGTTGAATCTACTTATCACCTCTTTTTTGATTGTGATTATGCAAAGGAAGTTTGGAGTCTTCAGCCAATGGCCTCACAGGGAGTAACTCAAACTTTAAACTCTCATAATACTTTCTTGCATAAATATAATGAATGGATAGCATGTGATATTAATTCAATCTCAAAGGCTCCTGTTGCAACCAAAtgttggtttatatggaaagagAGGTTTCTTAAAATCTTTGAGGATAAATCTATAACTCCTGAACAACTTGCCTTGGATATAACACGTCATTATGATTACTGGCATCTAACACGTCTGCATACTTTGGCCCAATCACAAGTCAGACACATAAAACCGATACCTTACTGGAAATTCCCAGAAGTGAACACTGTTAAGATAAACTGTGATGCTTCTTGCATTTCTGAAAATACTAATGCAGGTTTTGGATTTGTGATTCGCAACCGGACAGGAACTTTAAAAGCAGCAGAATCAGTAATCTTCAGAACTTCCACTGCTGAAGAAGCAGAAGCTCTAACTCTCCTGCAAGCTACAAATTGGGCCATCACAAACAACTTACAACATCTGGTCATTGAGGGAGACAATCAAGCAATCATAAagcatttacaaggaaaagattcAACAATCCCATGGCAAAGTCTGGCAATATTGGAGGAAGTCAGGAAACAAACAGCAAACTTAACACACTTTTTGGGTTTCAATTTCGTTGACAGAAAAGCTAACAAAGTAGCTGACCTCTTAGCAAAGAATGGGAAGAAGAACATTAGACATCAGCCTTGGCTATAA